TGTCGGGTCGGGTCGTCCAGGACCCCGTGGGATTGACCGTGGTAATCCCCGAGGATGCTGAGTAGGGTTTGGGCGGTAGCGGTGAGCTCAAAGGCGGAATAGCCCTTGGGAATCGGCACTCGCTGAGATCGCGAGGAGCCGTCTTCCCGCTTTCTGCCCTCGTTGGCAGGCTCCTCCTCCACCGGCAAGTCTCGGCGCGGCGGCCACGGGGTGGCACCGGGCTTCGGCTGGTGGCAATGGTAGTCGCCGGTCTTGCGGTTGTGGTGACAGCCCTCGCGGTTGAGGCCACCGCCGTGG
This genomic interval from Acidobacteriota bacterium contains the following:
- a CDS encoding YHYH domain-containing protein, with the protein product MDSRARQLACRLGGRRGLILLIFWITALAGPPLWAHGGGLNREGCHHNRKTGDYHCHQPKPGATPWPPRRDLPVEEEPANEGRKREDGSSRSQRVPIPKGYSAFELTATAQTLLSILGDYHGQSHGVLDDPTRQAILRFQKRHQLAATGQSSGALLKRLASEVAGRCRRSR